The following proteins are encoded in a genomic region of Oryzias latipes chromosome 17, ASM223467v1:
- the acadm gene encoding medium-chain specific acyl-CoA dehydrogenase, mitochondrial — protein MLLSKVFRAGLQSGIRLQSSSAATAKAAAASSSNAGSLGFSFELTDQQKEFQQLARKFAREEMIPVAAAYDRSGEYPFPIIKKAWELGLINGHIPQEYGGMGLSIFDSCLITEELAYACTGMQTAMEANSLGQMPVIIAGNDAQKKKYLGRMTEEPLMCAYCVTEPGAGSDVANIKTRAVRVGDDYVVNGQKMWITNGGKANWYFLLARTNLDPKCPAGKAFTGFIVDADTPGIQVGRKEMNMGQRCSDTRGITFEDVRIPKENVLITEGAGFKIAMGAFDNTRPPVAAGATGLAQRALDEATNYALERKTFGKAIAEHQAVSFILAEMAMKVELARMAYQRSAWEVDQGRRNTYYASIAKAFAGDIANQVATDAVQVFGGNGFNSEYPVEKLMRDAKIYQIYEGTAQIQRLIISREHFGKYKK, from the exons GTCTTCAGAGCTGGTCTACAGTCTGGGATCCGTCTGCAGAGTTCCAGCGCTGCTACagccaaagcagcagcagcctccaGCAGCAATGCAGGATCTCTTGGGTTTTCTTTTG AGCTGACGGATCAGCAGAAAGAGTTCCAGCAGCTGGCCAGAAAGTTTGCACGTGAGGAGATGATCCCTGTTGCAGCTGCTTATGACAGAAGCGGTGAA TATCCATTCCCTATCATCAAGAAAGCTTGGGAGCTTGGACTCATCAATGGTCACATTCCACAGGAATACG GTGGAATGGGCTTATCCATCTTTGACAGCTGCCTCATCACAGAGGAGCTGGCTTACGCCTGCACAGGGATGCAGACTGCTATGGAGGCCAATTCTCTGGGA CAAATGCCCGTCATTATTGCTGGCAATGacgcacaaaaaaagaaatatcttGGGAGGATGACGGAGGAGCCTCTAATGTGT GCGTACTGCGTCACGGAGCCTGGAGCGGGCTCTGATGTGGCTAACATCAAGACCCGAGCTGTGAGGGTGGGTGACGACTACGTCGTTAACGGCCAAAAGATGTGGATCACCAATGGAGGGAAAGCCAACTG gTACTTCCTCCTGGCCCGCACAAACCTAGATCCCAAATGTCCAGCAGGTAAAGCTTTTACTGGTTTCATCGTAGATGCAGACACTCCAGGAATTCAAGTTGGAAGGAAG GAGATGAACATGGGCCAGAGGTGCTCTGACACCAGAGGCATCACCTTTGAGGATGTGAGGATCCCAAAGGAGAACGTTCTGATCACAGAAGGAGCTGGCTTCAAAATCGCCATGGGGGCCTTTGACAACACCCGGCCACCA GTGGCAGCAGGAGCAACGGGCCTGGCTCAGAGGGCTCTGGATGAAGCCACCAACTACGCTCTGGAGAGGAAGACCTTTGGCAAAGCTATTGCTGAG CATCAGGCTGTGTCGTTTATCCTGGCTGAGATGGCCATGAAGGTGGAACTGGCCAGGATGGCTTACCAGCGCTCCGCGTGGGAGGTGGACCAGGGCCGCCGAAACACGTACTACGCCTCCATCGCCAAGGCCTTTGCCGGAGACATCGCCAACCAGGTGGCCACGGATGCCGTCCAAGTTTTTGGAGGCAACGGCTTCAACAGTGAATACCCAGTGGAGAAGCTGATGAGGGATGCAAAGATCTACCAG ATCTATGAAGGCACGGCTCAGATCCAAAGGCTGATCATTTCCAGAGAGCACTTTGGAAAATATAAGAAATGA
- the rabggtb gene encoding geranylgeranyl transferase type-2 subunit beta — protein sequence MGTQIKDVILKPDAPSSLLLDKHADYIAAYGSKKDDYEYTLSEYLRMSGIYWGLTVMDLMGQLDRMNLQEIIDFIKACQHDCGGFSASIGHDPHLLYTLSAVQILCLYDSLHAIDVDKVVEYVKGLQQEDGSFAGDKWGEIDTRFSFCAVATLALLGKMEMINVDRAVEFVLSCMNFDGGFGCRPGSESHAGQIYCCTGFLSLTGQLHQLNADLLGWWLCERQLPSGGLNGRPEKLPDVCYSWWVLASLKIIGRIHWIDKSRLRQFILACQDEETGGFADRPGDMVDPFHTLFGVAGLSLLGEEQVKAVNPVLCMPEDVLQRIGLQPDLLS from the exons ATG GGAACTCAAATCAAAGACGTCATTCTGAAGCCGGACGCTCCCAGCTCGCTGCTGCTGGACAAACATGCAGACTACATCGCTGCCTACGGCTCCAAGAAGGACGACTAT GAGTACACCCTGTCGGAGTACCTCAGGATGAGCGGGATCTACTGGGGCTTGACGGTGATGGACTTGATGGGCCAGCTGGACAGAATGAACCTGCAGGAAATCATAGATTTTATCAAAGCCTGCCAGCACGACTGCGGAGGCTTCAGCGCCAGCATCGGACACGACCCTCACCTGCTCTACACCCTCAGCGCTGTCCAG ATCTTATGCCTTTATGACAGCCTGCATGCCATCGATGTGGACAAAGTCGTGGAATATGTGAAGGGGCTTCAGCAGGAAGACGGCTCTTTTGCAGGAGACAAATGGG GAGAAATAGACACCCggttttctttctgtgctgTTGCCACACTTGCAttactg GGAAAGATGGAGATGATaaatgttgacagagctgtggAGTTCGTCTTATCCTGCATGAACTTTGACGGCGGTTTTGGCTGCAGACCTGGTTCAGAGTCTCACGCTGGGCAG ATCTACTGCTGCACCGGGTTCTTGTCTCTCACCGGCCAGCTGCACCAGCTGAACGCAGACCTGCTGGGCTGGTGGCTCTGCGAACGCCAGCTGCCGTCTGGAGGCCTCAACGGAAGGCCTGAGAAG CTTCCAGATGTCTGCTACTCCTGGTGGGTTTTGGCATCTCTGAAAATCATCGGTAGGATCCACTGGATCGACAAGTCCAGACTACGCCAGTTTATTCTGGCCTGTCAGGATGAGGAGACGGGAGGTTTTGCTGACAGACCAGGAGACATG GTGGACCCTTTCCATACTCTGTTCGGGGTGGCTGGACTCTCCCTCCTGGGCGAGGAACAGGTCAAAGCGGTAAATCCGGTGTTGTGCATGCCAGAGGACGTGTTACAGAGGATCGGCCTGCAGCCGGACCTCCTCAGCTAG